The following are from one region of the Hemitrygon akajei chromosome 31, sHemAka1.3, whole genome shotgun sequence genome:
- the LOC140719403 gene encoding GTP-binding protein Rhes-like: MMTKPFHSTPAMLNVPAKNSYRMVILGASKVGKSCIVSRFLNSRFEDLYTPTIEDFHRKVYNIRGDIYQLDILDTSGNHPFPAMRRLSILTGDVFILVFSLDSRGSFEEVQRLRRQIIECKMCLKDKTKKAMDIPMAVCGNKADRAELHREVLAEEGERLIADDANSVYFEISAKKNANVEEMFRALFSMAKLPHEMSPSLHRKISAQYCEALHHKSFRLKRAKELGAFGMVSPLARRPSVNSDLLYIKEKVMGRGQPREREKCLIQ; this comes from the exons ATGATGACAAAGCCTTTCCACTCGACTCCTGCCATGCTGAATGTCCCAGCCAAGAACTCCTACAGGATGGTGATCTTGGGAGCCTCCAAAGTGGGCAAGTCGTGTATCGTGTCGCGCTTCCTCAACAGCAGGTTCGAGGACCTCTACACTCCCACTATCGAAGACTTCCACCGCAAGGTTTACAACATCCGGGGTGACATCTATCAGCTCGACATCCTCGACACCTCCGGCAACCACCCCTTCCCTGCCATGAGGAGGCTGTCCATCCTGACCG GAGACGTGTTCATCCTGGTCTTCAGCTTAGACAGCAGAGGCTCCTTTGAGGAGGTGCAGAGGCTACGCAGGCAGATCATCGAGTGCAAGATGTGCCTGAAGGACAAGACCAAGAAGGCGATGGACATCCCCATGGCCGTTTGCGGCAACAAGGCAGACCGCGCCGAGCTGCACCGCGAGGTCCTGGCCGAGGAGGGCGAGCGGCTGATCGCCGACGATGCCAACAGCGTCTACTTCGAGATCTCAGCCAAGAAGAACGCCAACGTGGAGGAGATGTTCCGCGCCCTGTTCAGCATGGCCAAGCTGCCCCACGAGATGAGCCCCTCCCTGCACCGCAAGATCTCCGCGCAGTACTGCGAGGCTTTGCACCACAAGTCCTTCCGCCTCAAGCGCGCCAAGGAGCTGGGCGCCTTCGGCATGGTGTCGCCCCTGGCCCGCAGGCCCAGCGTCAACAGCGACCTGCTGTACATCAAGGAGAAGGTGATGGGCCGAGGACAGCCCCGGGAGCGGGAGAAGTGTCTGATCCAGTGA